In the genome of Halapricum salinum, one region contains:
- the purL gene encoding phosphoribosylformylglycinamidine synthase subunit PurL: MSLSDSDHEIVSEHLGREPTQAETALFENLWSEHCAYRSSRPLLGAFETDGENVVIPPGDDAGVVALDEDTYIAMGIESHNHPSYVDPFDGAATGVGGIVRDILSMGAYPIGLADSLYFGDFDREHSRYLFEGVVEGISHYGNCIGVPTVAGSVAFHDDYEGNPLVNVACVGLTNADRLVTAEAQQPGNKLVLFGRETGRDGMGGASFASEDLAEDAETEDRPAVQVGDPYSEKLLIEANEQLIDEDMIESARDLGAAGLGGASSELVAKGGLGADIELSKVHQREPGMNGTEILLSESQERMVYEVTPENVERVQEIAERYEMQASVIGEVTDGNYHCTFEGETVVDADAEFLGEGAPMNDLEHVEPPEPKKDVPEYDLDDAFETVVGAPNTASKRWVYRQYDHEVQVRTATPPGDDAALLAIREAEQGLAISSGADPNWTTAAPYQGAQAVGLENATNIAAKGATPLAAVDCLNGGNPEKPDVYGGFKGIVDGLADMCRAIGVPVVGGNVSLYNDSVSGPIPPTPTLAMVGTKDGYDAPPMALSGEGTLLIVGGTDDEPALGGSELLARLGGSDRFPELPTNPGELIETIATVADFESTHATHDVSHGGLAVALAEMLTEDAGAAVSVDDPSTLFDEQPGRVVIETTDPDAVRAAFEDAAPVSELGVSDDTGALSVDAGTESLRVSATSVAELRSVIEAELA; this comes from the coding sequence ATGAGCCTCAGCGATTCCGACCACGAGATCGTCTCAGAGCATCTCGGGCGCGAACCCACACAGGCCGAGACGGCCCTGTTCGAGAACCTCTGGAGCGAACACTGCGCGTACCGTTCGTCCAGGCCCCTGCTTGGCGCGTTCGAGACCGACGGCGAGAACGTTGTTATCCCACCCGGCGACGACGCTGGTGTGGTCGCACTCGATGAAGACACCTACATCGCGATGGGGATCGAAAGCCACAATCATCCCAGCTACGTCGACCCCTTCGACGGCGCGGCTACGGGCGTCGGCGGCATCGTCCGGGACATCCTCTCGATGGGGGCCTACCCGATCGGTCTCGCCGACAGTCTCTACTTCGGGGACTTCGACCGCGAACACTCCCGCTATCTGTTCGAGGGTGTCGTCGAGGGGATCAGCCACTACGGCAACTGCATCGGCGTACCGACCGTCGCGGGCAGCGTCGCCTTCCACGACGACTACGAGGGCAATCCGCTCGTGAACGTCGCCTGCGTCGGCCTGACGAACGCTGACCGGCTCGTGACGGCTGAGGCCCAGCAACCCGGAAACAAACTCGTCCTGTTCGGTCGCGAGACTGGCCGCGACGGCATGGGTGGGGCCTCGTTCGCGAGCGAAGATCTCGCTGAGGATGCCGAGACCGAGGATCGACCGGCGGTCCAGGTCGGCGATCCATATAGCGAGAAACTGTTGATCGAGGCCAACGAGCAACTGATCGACGAGGATATGATCGAGTCCGCCCGCGACCTCGGCGCGGCCGGGCTCGGTGGTGCCTCCTCGGAACTGGTCGCCAAGGGCGGTCTCGGTGCCGATATCGAACTCTCGAAGGTTCACCAGCGCGAGCCGGGGATGAACGGGACGGAGATTCTGCTCAGTGAGTCACAGGAGCGAATGGTCTACGAGGTCACGCCGGAGAACGTCGAGCGAGTGCAAGAGATCGCCGAGCGCTACGAGATGCAGGCTTCGGTCATCGGCGAGGTCACCGATGGCAACTATCACTGCACGTTCGAAGGTGAGACGGTTGTCGACGCTGACGCCGAGTTCCTCGGGGAGGGTGCACCGATGAACGACCTCGAACACGTCGAACCCCCGGAGCCGAAGAAAGACGTGCCCGAGTACGACCTCGATGACGCGTTCGAGACGGTCGTCGGCGCGCCCAACACCGCGAGCAAACGCTGGGTGTATCGGCAGTACGACCACGAGGTCCAGGTCCGGACGGCCACACCACCAGGCGACGACGCGGCACTCCTGGCCATCCGAGAAGCGGAGCAGGGGCTCGCGATCTCTTCGGGAGCCGATCCGAACTGGACCACCGCCGCACCGTATCAGGGCGCACAGGCCGTCGGCCTGGAGAACGCGACGAACATCGCGGCCAAGGGGGCGACGCCGCTGGCTGCCGTCGACTGTCTCAACGGTGGCAACCCGGAGAAGCCCGACGTCTACGGCGGCTTCAAAGGGATCGTCGACGGCCTCGCCGACATGTGTAGAGCCATCGGCGTTCCGGTCGTCGGCGGGAACGTCTCGCTATACAACGATTCAGTTTCGGGCCCCATTCCGCCCACACCGACGCTCGCGATGGTCGGCACGAAAGACGGCTACGATGCCCCGCCGATGGCCCTCTCGGGTGAGGGAACGCTCCTGATCGTCGGGGGCACCGACGACGAGCCTGCACTCGGTGGCTCGGAACTGCTCGCTCGCCTCGGTGGCAGCGATCGGTTCCCCGAACTCCCGACCAACCCCGGCGAACTGATCGAGACGATTGCGACGGTCGCGGACTTCGAGAGTACGCACGCCACGCACGACGTGAGTCACGGCGGTCTCGCGGTCGCGCTCGCGGAGATGCTCACCGAGGACGCAGGCGCCGCCGTTTCAGTCGACGATCCATCGACTCTGTTCGATGAGCAGCCCGGACGAGTCGTTATCGAGACAACCGATCCCGACGCAGTCCGGGCAGCTTTCGAGGATGCCGCACCCGTCTCGGAACTCGGTGTGTCCGACGACACCGGTGCGCTCTCGGTCGATGCTGGCACGGAGTCGCTTCGTGTCTCTGCGACCTCCGTGGCCGAGTTGCGTTCGGTTATCGAAGCCGAACTGGCGTAG
- a CDS encoding universal stress protein translates to MYDHILLPTDGSAEMDAVIEHAVSLAAVHGAEIHALYALDTAAFGALPMETSADAMASMLEEEGEAALEAVETAAGDDVPVSREVVDGSPSRRIVQYAREQPIDVIVMGTHGRGGLDRLLLGSVAERVVRTSPVPVLTVRVTDEE, encoded by the coding sequence ATGTACGATCACATCCTGCTCCCGACGGACGGCTCTGCTGAGATGGACGCCGTGATCGAGCACGCAGTCTCGCTGGCGGCCGTCCACGGCGCGGAGATCCACGCCCTGTACGCACTCGATACAGCCGCGTTCGGCGCGCTCCCGATGGAAACCTCGGCGGACGCGATGGCGTCGATGCTCGAAGAAGAGGGTGAGGCAGCACTCGAGGCCGTCGAGACCGCTGCCGGAGACGACGTCCCCGTCTCACGCGAGGTCGTCGACGGGTCACCGAGTCGACGTATCGTCCAGTACGCCCGCGAGCAGCCGATCGACGTGATCGTGATGGGGACCCATGGCCGCGGGGGGCTCGATCGACTCCTGCTCGGCAGCGTCGCGGAGCGAGTGGTCAGGACCTCGCCGGTTCCGGTGCTCACCGTCCGCGTCACCGACGAAGAGTAA
- a CDS encoding protein kinase family protein: MSPRADPPAPSEPKTFEPPPNRPPLEIIEGGAHWILEAYNTGRRDGETYSVHDTQMDALRAGKRRMDERGHPCLLRWDSDASVRTMYWNPDFEHLDVRYDAMTETWVILPKVGDVPFYATDDQELAARYGREVQQTYDFKHLDLYDPDGTKRRTIDHRFVRNEIDSSGVRFDREKIVEDETGPLADEADSDGVTSGTTPASALAAAVPDLTDVEVVPTEGPLRRYRAGWDDGGEAAIVALDPELCDDRDVVDAFLDVVENWKTIADNNHVATVHDDGIGPSPWVAFDAGEAPLREQIDEFGLRTRVDIADDIAGAYETATLYDVPLRGAEPDNVQVRAVSRGWSGELADWGLTNQVERSLGETPVGHYSAPEELDGGRTDRTPIYRLGALAYYAITRRDPFESASSLPEAIRSGPPKPPSSVVDVPDRLNEAVSKAMATDPGKRYTQVKDFRDDLAEALAW; encoded by the coding sequence ATGTCGCCCCGCGCTGATCCGCCGGCTCCGTCCGAACCCAAGACGTTCGAGCCACCGCCGAACCGGCCGCCGCTGGAGATCATCGAAGGCGGGGCTCACTGGATCCTCGAAGCATACAACACCGGGCGGCGTGACGGCGAGACCTATTCCGTCCACGACACACAGATGGACGCCCTCCGGGCCGGCAAACGCCGGATGGACGAGCGCGGCCATCCCTGCCTGTTGCGCTGGGATAGCGACGCGAGCGTCCGGACGATGTACTGGAACCCGGATTTCGAACACCTGGACGTCCGCTACGACGCCATGACCGAGACGTGGGTCATCCTTCCGAAGGTGGGCGACGTCCCGTTTTACGCGACCGACGATCAGGAACTTGCGGCCCGCTACGGCCGGGAGGTCCAACAGACCTACGACTTCAAACACCTCGATCTGTACGATCCTGATGGGACGAAGCGGCGGACGATCGACCATCGGTTCGTCCGTAACGAGATCGACTCCTCCGGGGTCAGATTCGACCGCGAGAAGATCGTCGAGGACGAGACCGGACCACTCGCCGACGAGGCAGACAGCGATGGCGTCACCTCCGGGACGACGCCCGCGAGTGCGCTGGCCGCTGCGGTTCCCGACCTGACCGACGTCGAGGTCGTCCCGACGGAAGGCCCGCTTCGCCGGTATCGTGCTGGCTGGGACGACGGTGGTGAGGCCGCTATCGTGGCCCTCGACCCCGAACTCTGTGACGACCGCGACGTCGTCGACGCGTTCCTGGACGTCGTCGAGAACTGGAAGACCATCGCGGACAACAACCACGTCGCGACCGTTCACGACGATGGGATCGGCCCCTCGCCCTGGGTCGCGTTCGACGCCGGAGAGGCGCCCCTCCGTGAACAGATCGACGAGTTCGGTCTGCGGACGCGGGTCGACATCGCAGACGACATCGCTGGCGCCTACGAGACAGCGACGCTGTACGACGTGCCGCTCCGCGGAGCCGAACCGGACAACGTCCAGGTCCGCGCGGTCAGTCGCGGCTGGAGCGGTGAACTCGCCGACTGGGGCCTGACGAATCAGGTCGAACGCTCCCTCGGAGAGACGCCCGTGGGTCACTACAGCGCGCCCGAGGAACTCGACGGTGGCCGGACCGATCGAACGCCGATCTATCGCCTGGGTGCACTGGCCTATTACGCGATCACCCGCCGCGACCCCTTCGAGAGCGCGAGTTCGCTGCCCGAGGCGATCCGCTCGGGTCCGCCCAAGCCGCCGAGTTCGGTCGTCGACGTTCCCGATCGTCTCAACGAGGCCGTCTCGAAGGCGATGGCGACGGATCCGGGCAAGCGCTACACCCAGGTCAAAGACTTCAGAGACGACCTGGCCGAAGCGCTCGCCTGGTAG
- a CDS encoding tyrosine--tRNA ligase: protein MDTDARVDLTTRHTQEVVTDEELRERLADRDQPSAYIGYAPTGEMHIGHFTTMRKLADFIQAGLDVTVLIADLHAHLDDEKSPFDLLEARSRYYETTIRAMIEAAGADPEQIEFVRGSDFELDEDYSLELLRMAAETTISRAKRAASEVVRESDSPKLGGLLYPLMQTLDVDALDADIAYGGVDQRGIYMLSREILPDHGGEAPICIFAPLLSGLSGGKMSASKESSKVNLNDSPDAVQDKLNDAYCPMGEVEDNGVLEYVRYLVFPILEERGEDFVVERPEQYGGDLVYESYDELEDDFMSEDLHPQDLKNAAGEYISEVIDPIRSRLDDEPELLAKAYPEKYD from the coding sequence ATGGACACGGACGCGCGTGTGGACCTGACGACCCGCCACACCCAGGAGGTCGTCACCGACGAAGAGCTACGTGAGCGACTGGCCGACCGCGACCAGCCCAGCGCCTACATCGGCTACGCCCCGACCGGCGAGATGCACATCGGCCACTTCACGACGATGCGCAAGCTCGCCGACTTCATCCAGGCTGGCCTGGACGTGACGGTTCTCATCGCCGACCTCCACGCACACCTGGACGACGAGAAGAGTCCCTTCGACCTGCTCGAAGCCCGCTCGCGCTATTACGAGACGACGATCCGGGCGATGATCGAGGCTGCGGGGGCCGATCCCGAACAGATCGAGTTCGTCCGGGGCAGCGATTTCGAACTCGACGAGGATTACTCTCTGGAACTGTTGCGGATGGCTGCCGAGACGACTATTTCCCGGGCCAAGCGTGCCGCGAGCGAGGTCGTTCGTGAATCCGACTCACCGAAACTCGGCGGGCTACTCTACCCGCTCATGCAGACCCTGGACGTCGACGCCCTCGACGCCGACATCGCCTACGGCGGGGTCGACCAGCGCGGTATTTACATGCTCTCTCGGGAGATTCTGCCCGATCACGGTGGCGAAGCCCCGATCTGTATCTTCGCGCCCCTGCTGTCTGGGCTCTCGGGTGGGAAGATGAGCGCCTCCAAGGAATCCTCGAAGGTCAATCTCAACGACTCGCCCGACGCCGTTCAGGACAAACTGAACGACGCCTACTGCCCGATGGGCGAGGTCGAGGACAACGGCGTCCTCGAATACGTCCGCTATCTCGTCTTCCCGATCCTCGAGGAGCGTGGAGAGGACTTCGTGGTCGAGCGCCCCGAGCAGTACGGGGGCGACCTCGTCTACGAGAGCTACGACGAACTCGAAGACGACTTCATGAGTGAAGACCTCCACCCCCAGGACCTGAAGAACGCGGCCGGCGAGTACATCTCCGAAGTCATCGACCCGATCCGATCCAGGCTAGACGACGAGCCCGAGCTACTGGCGAAAGCCTACCCCGAGAAGTACGACTGA
- a CDS encoding biotin--[acetyl-CoA-carboxylase] ligase, whose protein sequence is MQETRRAVLDALASGPVSGPEMAADLDISRTAVWKHVEALREAGFDIESREAGYALASSPEFGGLAVEYGLEAPYEIEFHESIPSTNARARERAEAGDRDVVVLADEQTGGRGRLDRAWASPSGGIWCSLLGSPDLPPAHAPIATLAAAVAVVEAVETVGVEAGIKWPNDVLVGEDERKLAGILTEMAGEHDRIDWLIVGIGLNANVDPEALPAGATSLRALVGDVDRRTLTQALLDGLDDRLGAPDSVLEAWTDHSLTLGRRVRVETQSETIVGEAVDVAFPGTLVIETGRGRRTVTAGDCEHLRPVDD, encoded by the coding sequence AGACACGTCGGGCGGTGCTGGACGCGCTCGCGTCGGGGCCTGTGTCGGGCCCCGAGATGGCCGCCGATCTGGACATCTCCCGGACTGCAGTCTGGAAGCACGTCGAAGCCCTCCGAGAGGCTGGATTCGATATCGAGAGCAGGGAGGCGGGCTACGCGCTCGCGTCGAGCCCGGAGTTCGGCGGCCTGGCGGTCGAGTACGGACTCGAGGCCCCCTACGAGATCGAATTCCACGAGTCGATCCCGAGCACGAACGCCAGAGCTCGCGAGCGTGCCGAGGCCGGGGACAGGGACGTCGTCGTCCTCGCGGACGAACAGACCGGCGGTCGAGGTCGGCTCGACCGCGCGTGGGCCTCGCCGAGCGGGGGAATCTGGTGCAGTCTACTGGGCAGTCCCGACCTCCCACCGGCCCACGCGCCGATCGCTACGCTCGCAGCTGCCGTCGCCGTCGTCGAGGCGGTCGAGACCGTCGGCGTCGAGGCCGGGATCAAATGGCCAAACGACGTGCTGGTGGGCGAAGACGAACGAAAACTCGCCGGGATCCTCACGGAGATGGCGGGCGAACACGACCGGATCGACTGGCTGATCGTCGGGATCGGTCTGAACGCGAACGTCGATCCCGAGGCGCTGCCGGCAGGTGCGACCAGCCTCCGGGCGCTCGTCGGTGACGTCGATCGACGGACGCTGACCCAGGCGCTGCTCGACGGACTCGACGACCGTCTGGGAGCGCCCGATTCGGTGCTCGAGGCCTGGACGGATCACTCACTGACGCTCGGTCGGCGCGTCCGCGTCGAGACACAGTCGGAGACCATCGTCGGCGAAGCGGTCGACGTCGCGTTCCCGGGGACGCTCGTCATCGAGACGGGGCGCGGCCGACGCACCGTCACAGCCGGCGATTGTGAGCACTTGCGCCCCGTCGACGACTGA
- a CDS encoding response regulator, protein MTAYQSDSVTVLHVDDEPGLCEVVAEFLEHRHGWLDVETATDAASGIEYVRQDGVDCVVSDYDMPDKDGLEFLRSLRKEYPDLPFILYTGKGSEEIASDAISAGVDDYLQKEATTDQYEVLANRIKNVVDRQRAQSAAAAADERYHNLIDTAPVPVMLFKESGSIAYVNDAALDFLEVADATALDGVTMPELLVEDDRDEALGRFRKLFEDGDPAPETEFRVRAFDGTVKRAVVATAPGIYRDQQVAQAVARRVLETE, encoded by the coding sequence ATGACGGCATATCAGTCTGATTCGGTCACTGTCCTCCACGTCGACGACGAGCCGGGGCTCTGTGAGGTCGTCGCCGAGTTTCTCGAACACAGACACGGCTGGCTCGACGTCGAGACGGCGACCGACGCCGCGTCAGGCATCGAGTACGTTCGCCAGGACGGCGTCGACTGTGTCGTCAGTGATTACGACATGCCCGACAAAGACGGCCTGGAATTTCTCCGCTCGCTCCGCAAGGAGTATCCCGATCTGCCGTTCATCCTCTACACTGGCAAGGGGAGCGAAGAGATTGCCAGCGACGCCATCTCCGCAGGCGTCGACGACTACCTCCAGAAAGAGGCGACGACCGACCAGTACGAGGTCCTGGCCAACCGGATCAAGAACGTCGTCGATCGCCAGCGTGCCCAGTCGGCGGCCGCTGCGGCGGACGAACGCTATCACAACCTCATCGATACCGCCCCAGTCCCGGTCATGTTGTTCAAAGAGAGTGGCTCGATTGCCTACGTCAACGACGCGGCCCTGGACTTTCTCGAAGTGGCCGATGCGACCGCACTCGACGGCGTCACGATGCCCGAATTACTGGTCGAAGACGACCGCGACGAGGCCCTGGGGAGGTTCAGGAAGCTGTTCGAAGATGGTGATCCCGCCCCCGAAACCGAGTTTCGAGTTCGCGCATTCGACGGGACTGTCAAACGAGCCGTCGTCGCCACCGCTCCGGGAATCTACAGGGATCAACAGGTCGCTCAGGCGGTCGCCCGGCGCGTTCTCGAGACGGAGTGA
- a CDS encoding halocyanin domain-containing protein, translated as MTLSRRRYLAALGGSAGVALAGCGGGDVNRTTYEAESVSAPEEVSDYVSASSNFDGTMVDLTGRDEIEVTVGVQGNGSYYAFGPPAITVSTGTTVTWRWTGRGNAHNVASQGGGPLNSSLTAEEGHTYDHTFEQSGVYLYKCNPHEFQGMKGAVVVE; from the coding sequence ATGACACTCTCGCGACGCCGATACCTCGCGGCACTCGGCGGTTCGGCAGGTGTAGCGCTAGCCGGCTGTGGCGGCGGCGACGTGAACCGGACGACTTACGAGGCCGAATCCGTCTCGGCACCCGAGGAAGTCAGCGACTACGTTTCGGCTTCGTCGAACTTCGACGGGACGATGGTCGATCTCACAGGTAGAGACGAAATCGAAGTGACGGTCGGTGTGCAGGGGAACGGGAGCTATTACGCGTTCGGGCCGCCGGCGATCACGGTGTCGACTGGAACGACCGTGACCTGGAGGTGGACCGGCCGTGGGAACGCCCACAACGTTGCCTCCCAGGGTGGAGGACCGCTCAATTCGAGTCTCACGGCCGAGGAGGGCCACACTTACGACCACACGTTCGAACAGAGCGGTGTCTATCTCTACAAGTGTAATCCGCACGAGTTCCAGGGAATGAAAGGCGCTGTCGTCGTCGAGTGA
- a CDS encoding DUF7860 family protein: protein MTRTSNLDHAFLAKTGFLLGLGLFAFGVGGELLGHSVFQNLPAWEYTLFSYSEVAGLVIGFFSPWVFGVALPLLE, encoded by the coding sequence ATGACACGAACCAGCAACCTCGATCACGCGTTTCTCGCCAAGACCGGATTCTTGCTCGGACTCGGGCTGTTCGCGTTCGGCGTCGGTGGTGAACTACTCGGCCACTCCGTATTCCAGAATCTCCCCGCCTGGGAGTACACGCTGTTCAGCTACTCCGAAGTGGCTGGTCTCGTGATCGGCTTCTTCTCGCCGTGGGTCTTCGGCGTGGCGCTGCCCCTCCTCGAATAG